A genomic region of Salvelinus namaycush isolate Seneca chromosome 7, SaNama_1.0, whole genome shotgun sequence contains the following coding sequences:
- the LOC120051060 gene encoding myosin-7-like: MAMFTFLHEPAVLFNLKERYAAWMIYTYSGLFCVTVNPYKWLPVYDQSVVNAYRGKKRSEAPPHIFSISDNAYQYMLSDRENQSVLITGESGAGKTVNTKRVIQYFASIAAVSGKKSASEEKKGTLEDQIIQANPALEAFGNAKTIRNDNSSRFGKFIRIHFGVTGKLSSADIETYLLEKSRVTFQLKAERDYHIFYQILSQQKPELLEMLLITSNPYDYAFISQGEIAVTSINDSDELMATDDAFDVLGFSQEEKNGIYKLTGAIMHYGNMKFKNKQREEQAEADGTEDLDKAAYLMCLNSADLVKGLCHPRVKVGNEWVTKGQNVNQVYYAVGALAKKIYENMFLWMVIRINLTLDTKNARQHYIGVLDIAGFEIFDFNTFEQLCINFTNEKLQQFFNHHMFVLEQEEYKKEGIASRFIDFGMDLAACIDLIERPMGIMSILEEECMFPKASDNTFKAKLYDTHLGKNACFQKPRIVKGKPKAHFSMVHYAGIVDYNIGNWLVKNKDPLNETVVGLFQKSSLKFLANLFANYAGAEGAPEEKAAGGKKKKGSSFQTVSALHRENLGKLMTNLRSTHPHFVRCIIPNETKTPGAMENPLVMHQLRCNGVLEGIRICRKGFPNRILYADFKQRYRILNPNAIPEGQFMDNMKASEKLLGTLDIDHTQYRLGHTKVFFKAGLLGTLEEMRDDRLALIIIGLQARSRGLLARIEFQKMVDRRDALLVIQWNIRAFMGVKNWPWMKMYFKIKPLLKSAETEKEMANMKEEFLKLKEAYAKSEARRKELEEKMVSLLQEKNDLQLAVQTQEDTIVDAEERCEGLIKSKIQLEAKAKELTERLEDEEEMNSELTAKKRKLEDECSELKKDIDDLELTLAKVEKEKHATENKVKNLTEEMAALDEIIAKLTKEKKALQEAHQQTLDDLQSEEDKVNTLTKAKAKLEQQVDDLEGSLEQEKKVRMDLERAKRKLEGDLKLTQESLMDLENDKQQMEERMKKKDFEMSQLNSKIEDEQAMGAQLQKKLKELQARIEELEEELEAERAARAKVEKQRADLARELEEISERLEEAGGATAAQIEMNKKREAEFQKVRRDLEEATLQHEATAATLRKKNADSVADLGEQIDNLQRVKQKLEKEKSELRLELDDVVSNMEQIVKSKTNLEKMCRTLEDQMSEYRTKAEEGQRSINDFTMQKAKLQTENGEFARQLEEKDSLVSQLTRGKQSNVQQIEDLKRQLEEEVKAKNALAHAVQSARHDSDLLREQYEEEQEAKSELQRGMSKANAEVAQWRTKYETDAIQKTEELEDAKKKLAQRLQDAEEAVEAVNAKCSSLEKTKHRLQNEIEDLMVDVERSNAAAASLDKKQRNFDKVLAEWKQKFEESQTELESSQKEARSLSTELFKLKNSYEESLDHLESMKRENKNLQEEISDLTEQLGEGGKSIHELEKIRKQLEQEKAEIQSALEEAEASLEHEEGKILRAQLEFNQVKADIERKLVEKDEEMEMNKRNQQRVVDTLQSSLESETRSRNEALRLKKKMEGDLNEMEIQLSQANRQASEAQKQLKGLHSHLKDSQLQLDDALRSNDDLKENIAIVERRNNLMQAELDELRALVEQTERGRKLAEQELLDVSERVQLLHSQNTSLLSQKKKLEGDTSQLQNEVDEAVQECRNAEEKAKKAITDAAMMAEELKNEQDTSAHLERMKKNMEQTIKDLQHRLDEAEQIAMKGGKKQIQKLEARVRELETEVELEQRRSSDSVKGVRKYERRIKELTYQTEEDRKNLSRLQDLVDKLQLKVKSYKRTSEEAEEQANSNLGKFRKIQHELDEAEERADIAESQVNKLRAKSRDTGSKKGKDEE; this comes from the exons TGGAGAATCCGGTGCTGGAAAGACTGTTAACACCAAGAGAGTCATCCAGTATTTCGCCAGCATTGCTGCTGTTAGCGGAAAGAAAAGTGCATCTGAAGAAAAAAAG GGGACCCTGGAGGATCAAATCATCCAGGCCAATCCTGCCCTGGAGGCTTTTGGTAATGCCAAGACCATCAGGAATGACAACTCCTCCCGATTT GGTAAATTCATCCGAATTCATTTTGGAGTCACTGGGAAGCTTTCGTCTGCTGACATTGAGACTT ATCTTCTGGAGAAGTCACGTGTCACGTTCCAGCTCAAGGCTGAGAGAGACTATCACATCTTCTACCAGATCCTGTCCCAACAAAAACCAGAACTTCTGG AGATGCTACTCATCACCAGCAATCCCTATGACTATGCCTTCATCTCCCAAGGAGAGATTGCTGTAACCTCCATTAATGATTCAGATGAGCTAATGGCTACTGAT GATGCCTTTGATGTGCTGGGCTTCTCCCAAGAGGAGAAGAATGGCATTTATAAACTGACTGGTGCCATCATGCACTACGGGAACATGAAGTTCAAGAATAAGCAGCGGGAGGAGCAAGCAGAGGCAGATGGCACTGAGG ATCTTGACAAAGCTGCATATCTGATGTGCCTGAACTCTGCTGACCTAGTCAAGGGGCTGTGTCACCCAAGGGTCAAAGTAGGAAATGAGTGGGTCACCAAAGGTCAGAATGTCAACCAG GTGTACTACGCTGTTGGTGCACTGGCAAAGAAAATTTACGAGAACATGTTCCTCTGGATGGTGATAAGAATCAACCTTACTCTGGACACTAAGAATGCTCGCCAGCACTACATTGGTGTGCTGGACATTGCTGGCTTTGAGATCTTTGAT TTCAACACATTTGAGCAGCTGTGCATCAACTTCACTAATGAGAAGCTGCAGCAGTTCTTCAACCACCACATGTTTGTGCTGGAGCAGGAAGAGTATAAGAAAGAGGGCatcgcctcccgg TTCATTGACTTTGGCATGGACTTGGCTGCCTGCATTGACCTCATTGAAAGG CCCATGGGTATCATGTCCATCCTTGAAGAGGAGTGCATGTTCCCTAAGGCCAGTGATAATACATTCAAAGCTAAGCTGTATGATACGCATCTCGGCAAAAATGCATGCTTCCAGAAGCCTAGGATTGTTAAGGGTAAACCAAAGGCCCATTTCTCCATGGTTCACTATGCTGGCATTGTTGACTACAACATTGGTAACTGGCTGGTGAAGAACAAGGACCCGCTGAATGAGACTGTGGTCGGACTGTTCCAGAAGTCAAGTCTTAAGTTCCTGGCCAACCTCTTTGCAAACTATGCTGGTGCAGAAGGAG CACCTGAAGAAAAAGCGGCTGGAGGAAAAAAGAAGAAAGGCTCTTCCTTCCAGACTGTGTCTGCATTGCACAGG GAGAACTTGGGTAAACTCATGACCAATTTGAGGTCTACTCACCCCCATTTTGTGCGTTGCATCATCCCCAACGAGACCAAGACTCCTGGGGCCATGGAGAATCCTCTGGTCATGCACCAGCTGCGCTGTAACGGTGTGCTAGAAGGCATCAGGATCTGCAGAAAGGGCTTCCCCAACAGAATCCTGTATGCTGACTTCAAACAAAG ATACCGCATCCTCAATCCAAATGCTATCCCTGAGGGTCAGTTCATGGACAATATGAAGGCATCAGAAAAACTGCTGGGCACTTTGGATATTGACCACACCCAGTACAGATTAGGACACACTAAG GTGTTCTTCAAGGCTGGTCTCCTGGGTACTCTTGAGGAGATGAGAGACGATCGTCTCGCTCTTATCATCATTGGCCTCCAGGCCAGATCACGTGGTCTACTTGCCAGAATTGAGTTCCAGAAAATGGTTGACCGCAG GGATGCCTTGCTTGTGATCCAATGGAACATTCGTGCCTTCATGGGTGTCAAGAATTGGCCCTGGATGAAGATGTACTTCAAGATCAAACCTCTGCTGAAGTCAGCAGAGACTGAGAAGGAGATGGCCAACATGAAGGAAGAATTCCTGAAGCTTAAAGAGGCTTATGCTAAATCTGAAGCCCGTAGAAAGGAGCTGGAAGAGAAGATGGTCTCCCTTCTCCAAGAGAAGAATGACCTGCAGCTCGCTGTCCAAACT CAAGAAGACACTATTGTTGATGCTGAAGAGAGATGTGAAGGTCTGATCAAAAGCAAAATCCAGCTTGAGGCCAAAGCCAAAGAGCTGACAGAAAGactggaggatgaggaggagatgaaTTCAGAGCTAACTGCTAAGAAGAGGAAGCTGGAGGATGAATGCTCAGAACTCAAGAAGGACATTGATGATCTGGAGCTCACTCTGGCTAAAGTGGAGAAGGAAAAGCATGCCACAGAGAACAAG GTTAAAAACCTGACTGAGGAGATGGCAGCTCTGGATGAAATCATTGCCAAGCTGACCAAGGAGAAGAAGGCTCTGCAGGAGGCTCATCAGCAAACGCTGGATGATCTGCAGAGTGAGGAGGACAAAGTCAACACGCTGACCAAGGCCAAAGCCAAACTGGAACAGCAAGTTGATGAT CTTGAAGGGTCTCTGGAGCAAGAGAAAAAGGTGAGAATGGACCTTGAGAGAGCCAAGAGAAAGCTGGAAGGAGACTTGAAGTTGACCCAGGAGAGCCTAATGGACCTGGAGAATGACAAGCAGCAGATGGAAGAGAGAATGAAGAA GAAGGACTTTGAGATGAGCCAACTCAACAGCAAGATTGAGGATGAGCAGGCCATGGGTGCCCAGCTTCAGAAAAAACTGAAGGAGCTGCAG GCCCGCATTGAGGAATTAGAGGAAGAGCTGGAGGCTGAAAGAGCTGCCCGTGCCAAGGTGGAGAAACAGAGGGCAGACTTGGCCAGAGAGCTAGAAGAGATCAGTGAGAGGCTGGAGGAGGCTGGTGGAGCCACTGCTGCCCAGATTGAGATGAACAAGAAGAGGGAGGCTGAGTTCCAGAAGGTGCGCAGAGACCTTGAAGAGGCTACCCTGCAGCATGAGGCTACAGCTGCCACTCTGAGGAAGAAAAATGCTGACAGTGTAGCTGACCTGGGAGAACAGATTGACAACCTTCAGAGAGTGAAGCAGAAGCTGGAGAAAGAGAAGAGTGAGCTCAGGCTGGAGCTGGACGATGTGGTCTCCAACATGGAACAGATTGTCAAGTCCAAA ACAAACTTGGAGAAAATGTGCCGTACTCTAGAGGACCAGATGAGTGAATACAGGACAAAAGCTGAGGAAGGACAGCGATCCATCAATGATTTCACCATGCAGAAAGCAAAGCTTCAAACTGAGAATG GTGAATTTGCCAGACAGTTGGAGGAGAAGGACTCTCTGGTCTCCCAACTGACCAGAGGTAAGCAGTCCAACGTTCAGCAGATTGAAGACCTCAAGAGACAATTGGAGGAGGAAGTCAAG GCAAAGAACGCACTTGCCCATGCAGTGCAATCTGCTCGCCATGACTCAGATCTGTTGAGGGAGCAGtatgaggaggagcaggaggccaAGTCTGAGCTGCAGCGTGGCATGTCCAAGGCTAATGCTGAGGTGGCTCAGTGGAGAACCAAGTATGAAACTGATGCCATCCAGAAGACTGAGGAGCTTGAGGACGCAAA GAAGAAGCTGGCTCAGCGTCTGCAGGATGCAGAGGAAGCTGTGGAAGCTGTTAATGCTAAATGTTCATCCCTGGAGAAGACTAAACACAGACTCCAGAATGAGATTGAAGATCTCATGGTGGATGTGGAGAGATCTAATGCAGCTGCTGCCTCTCTGGACAAGAAGCAAAGGAACTTTGATAAG GTCTTGGCTGAGTGGAAGCAGAAGTTTGAGGAGTCTCAGACTGAGCTGGAGAGCTCCCAGAAAGAGGCCAGATCTCTCAGCACTGAGCTCTTCAAACTCAAGAACTCTTATGAGGAGTCTCTGGATCATCTGGAGAGCATGAAGAGGGAGAACAAGAACCTCCAAG AGGAAATTTCCGACCTGACTGAGCAGCTTGGTGAAGGGGGAAAGAGCATCCATGAGCTGGAAAAGATCCGTAAACAGCTGGAGCAGGAGAAGGCTGAGATACAGTCTGCTCTAGAGGAAGCTGAG GCCTCCCTAGAGCATGAGGAAGGCAAGATCCTGAGAGCTCAGCTGGAGTTCAATCAGGTGAAAGCTGACATTGAACGGAAGCTGGTGGAGAAGGATGAGGAAATGGAGATGAATAAGAGGAACCAGCAGAGAGTTGTGGATACCCTGCAAAGCTCCCTGGAGTCAGAGACTCGCAGCAGGAATGAAGCTCTCAGGCTGAAGAAGAAGATGGAAGGAGATCTCAATGAGATGGAGATCCAGCTCAGCCAGGCCAACAGGCAGGCATCCGAGGCCCAGAAGCAACTTAAGGGTCTCCATTCCCATCTGAAG GATTCTCAACTGCAGCTGGATGATGCTCTTCGTAGCAATGATGACCTGAAGGAGAACATTGCCATTGTGGAGAGACGCAACAACCTGATGCAGGCTGAACTGGATGAGCTGAGAGCCCTGGTGGAGCAGACTGAGAGAGGCCGCAAACTGGCTGAGCAGGAACTGCTGGATGTTAGTGAGAGAGTTCAGCTGCTCCACTCACAG AACACCAGCCTACTGAGCCAGAAGAAGAAGCTAGAGGGCGACACATCCCAGCTTCAGAATGAAGTGGATGAGGCTGTGCAGGAGTGTAGAAATGCTGAGGAAAAGGCCAAGAAGGCCATTACTGATGCTGCCATGATGGCAGAGGAGCTGAAGAATGAGCAGGACACCAGTGCTCACCTGGAGCGCATGAAAAAGAACATGGAGCAGACCATCAAGGACCTGCAGCACCGCCTGGATGAAGCTGAACAAATTGCCATGAAGGGTGGCAAGAAGCAGATCCAGAAGCTGGAGGCCAGA GTGAGAGAGCTAGAGACTGAAGTGGAACTGGAGCAAAGGAGGAGCAGTGATTCTGTGAAAGGAGTCCGTAAATATGAGAGACGCATCAAGGAGCTCACATACCAG ACTGAGGAAGACCGTAAGAATTTGAGCCGCCTGCAGGACCTGGTGGACAAACTGCAGCTGAAGGTTAAATCCTACAAGAGAACTTCAGAGGAGGCT GAGGAACAAGCCAATTCCAATTTGGGCAAGTTCCGTAAGATTCAGCATGAACTGGATGAGGCAGAAGAGAGGGCTGATATTGCTGAGTCTCAGGTTAACAAGCTGAGAGCCAAGAGTCGTGATACCGGTTCCAAG AAAGGAAAGGATGAGGAGTGA